One part of the Thalassospira sp. ER-Se-21-Dark genome encodes these proteins:
- the phaZ gene encoding polyhydroxyalkanoate depolymerase, producing MLYHLYELQHATISPLRMAADASKKWLRNPANPMSYTHQGRAAAAACDVFTHITHRYGKPEFGLDTTVINGETVPVTEEIVHREAFCNLLHFKRETDHLKTQPDDPRLLIVAPLSGHFSTLLRGTVEALLPDHDVYITDWIDARLVPVHLGHFDLDSYIDYLMRFLRKLGPNTHMMAVCQPSVPVVAAASLMAAGNEACQPASMTLMGGPIDTRENPTEVNKFAKQHTLDWFEQHVISHVPLPHAGVMRRVYPGFMQLAGFMSMNWDRHVSAHHDMFNHLVEGDGESADAKRHFYQEYLAVMDMTAEFYLQTLKVVFHEHSLPEGTMRWQGVPVDPSAITKTALLTVEGERDDITGMGQTRAAHKLTTNLPDNMRMHHLQQGVGHYGVFNGRRWREQISPRIKEFIRRHDHEGKGARSAPNVTHINAAE from the coding sequence ATGCTGTATCACCTTTATGAATTGCAGCACGCCACAATAAGCCCGCTTCGCATGGCCGCAGATGCCAGCAAGAAGTGGCTGCGCAATCCGGCCAATCCAATGTCCTATACCCATCAGGGTCGGGCAGCGGCCGCAGCGTGTGACGTGTTCACGCATATTACCCATCGTTACGGCAAACCGGAATTCGGTCTGGACACGACGGTGATCAACGGCGAAACCGTGCCGGTCACCGAAGAAATTGTCCACAGGGAAGCTTTTTGCAACCTGTTGCATTTCAAGCGCGAAACCGACCATCTGAAAACACAGCCCGATGACCCGCGACTGTTGATTGTAGCCCCCCTTTCCGGGCACTTTTCAACGCTTCTGCGCGGCACGGTCGAAGCACTTCTGCCCGATCATGATGTCTATATCACCGACTGGATTGACGCCCGTCTGGTGCCAGTCCATCTCGGCCATTTCGATCTGGATAGCTATATCGATTATCTGATGCGCTTCCTGCGCAAGCTTGGCCCGAACACGCATATGATGGCCGTTTGCCAGCCATCTGTCCCAGTGGTTGCCGCAGCATCCCTGATGGCAGCAGGCAACGAAGCCTGCCAGCCAGCATCGATGACCCTGATGGGGGGCCCGATTGATACCCGCGAAAACCCGACCGAGGTCAACAAGTTCGCCAAGCAACATACCCTTGACTGGTTTGAGCAGCATGTGATTTCGCATGTGCCCCTGCCGCATGCGGGTGTGATGCGCCGGGTTTACCCGGGCTTTATGCAGCTTGCAGGCTTCATGAGCATGAACTGGGATCGTCACGTTTCCGCCCATCACGACATGTTCAATCACCTTGTCGAAGGTGACGGCGAAAGTGCCGATGCCAAGCGTCATTTCTATCAGGAATATCTGGCGGTCATGGATATGACAGCCGAGTTTTACCTGCAGACGCTGAAGGTCGTGTTCCACGAACACAGCCTGCCCGAAGGTACGATGCGCTGGCAGGGCGTTCCGGTTGATCCATCCGCCATCACCAAAACGGCCCTTCTGACCGTTGAAGGCGAACGTGATGACATTACCGGCATGGGACAGACCCGCGCGGCCCACAAACTGACCACCAATCTGCCTGACAATATGCGCATGCATCATCTTCAGCAGGGTGTCGGCCATTACGGTGTCTTTAACGGGCGTCGCTGGCGTGAACAGATCAGCCCGCGGATCAAGGAATTCATCCGCCGTCACGATCACGAAGGCAAAGGTGCGCGCAGCGCCCCCAATGTCACGCACATCAACGCGGCCGAATAA
- a CDS encoding SDR family oxidoreductase: MTSLTTFDSFPKDSLAVVCGATGGIGKAFVDHLQASGRFSGVIALSRTSSPALDFDRPETVAECADYVKTLGGEVRLIIDATGYLHDENFQPEKSLRHIDADYMAKQFQINAIGPALLMKHFCPMLPRSGKSVFATLSAKVGSIGDNRMGGWYGYRAAKAALNQLVKCTAIEIGRNKRDCVCVALHPGTVDTGLSGPFAKSGLKVQSPDEATANMLNVIDQLEAPQSGGFFAYDRTELPW; the protein is encoded by the coding sequence ATGACCAGCTTGACGACATTTGACTCTTTTCCAAAAGACAGCCTTGCCGTCGTCTGTGGCGCAACAGGCGGAATCGGAAAGGCCTTTGTCGATCATTTGCAGGCCAGCGGGCGGTTTTCCGGGGTGATCGCGCTTTCGCGAACCAGCAGCCCTGCCCTTGATTTTGATCGCCCGGAAACCGTCGCCGAGTGTGCGGATTATGTCAAAACGCTTGGTGGCGAGGTACGCCTGATCATTGATGCGACGGGATATCTGCATGACGAGAACTTCCAGCCGGAAAAATCCCTGCGCCACATTGATGCCGACTACATGGCCAAGCAGTTTCAGATCAACGCGATTGGCCCGGCGCTTTTGATGAAGCATTTCTGCCCAATGCTGCCGCGTTCAGGCAAATCGGTGTTTGCCACCCTGTCGGCCAAGGTTGGCAGCATTGGTGATAACCGTATGGGGGGCTGGTATGGGTACCGTGCGGCCAAGGCAGCGCTTAATCAGCTGGTCAAATGCACCGCGATTGAAATCGGGCGGAACAAGCGTGATTGCGTTTGCGTGGCCCTTCATCCCGGCACGGTCGATACCGGCCTTTCCGGCCCGTTTGCCAAATCAGGGCTGAAAGTACAAAGCCCGGATGAGGCCACGGCTAATATGCTGAACGTTATTGATCAGCTTGAGGCCCCGCAATCGGGCGGGTTCTTTGCCTATGATCGTACAGAGCTGCCTTGGTAA
- a CDS encoding NUDIX domain-containing protein, protein MFDLPKGWSLSDQDHVRVSDIECLSDNWYWLYRVSFDLKRSDGSWQSQTREAYERGNGAGILLYNRMDRTVILTRQFRLPSFVNGNQDGMLIEVPAGVLDDRDPAAAVIAEVEEETGYKIGKPRQVFDLFMSPGSVTERLHLFIAEVTRDHREGDGGGLHEEGEDIHVLEIGFDDIIPMMADGRIRDAKTIILLQHALLTKLFD, encoded by the coding sequence ATGTTCGATCTGCCCAAAGGTTGGTCTCTTTCCGATCAGGATCACGTCCGTGTCAGTGATATCGAATGTCTGTCGGACAACTGGTATTGGCTTTATCGCGTCAGCTTTGATCTGAAACGATCAGATGGATCATGGCAAAGCCAGACGCGCGAAGCTTATGAACGTGGCAATGGGGCGGGCATCCTTCTTTATAACCGCATGGATCGTACCGTTATCCTCACCCGACAGTTTCGCCTGCCAAGCTTTGTCAATGGCAACCAAGACGGCATGTTGATCGAAGTGCCAGCAGGTGTGCTTGATGATCGTGATCCGGCTGCAGCCGTCATTGCCGAGGTCGAAGAAGAAACCGGCTATAAGATCGGAAAGCCCCGTCAGGTCTTTGACCTGTTCATGAGCCCGGGATCCGTCACCGAACGTTTGCATTTGTTCATTGCCGAAGTCACCCGCGATCACCGCGAAGGCGATGGTGGTGGCCTGCATGAAGAGGGCGAGGATATCCATGTGCTTGAGATCGGCTTTGACGACATCATTCCGATGATGGCCGATGGACGTATCCGCGATGCCAAGACCATTATCCTGTTACAGCATGCCCTTCTGACCAAGCTGTTTGATTAA
- a CDS encoding alpha/beta fold hydrolase has translation MKLAHYAFGEENRDNGTIVIVHGLFGQARNWTAIARRLAEKYHVVTADLRNHGRSNWDAEMTYPAMAADLAELISEVSDKPVHLVGHSMGGKASMVLSLSADAGLVADLVVVDIAPVSYDHDYSGYISAMRDVDFFTISRRSEVEDALSSGVSEKGVRQFLAQNVATDKETGAMSWQVNIDAMANHLDDIIGWPTDGLADQYDGDVLFISGANSHYVDPKDRDHIKSLFPKATFTSIKGAGHWVHAEKPDAVLLTLSAFLKR, from the coding sequence ATGAAACTTGCCCATTACGCCTTTGGCGAAGAAAACCGTGACAACGGCACCATCGTGATTGTCCATGGCCTGTTTGGTCAGGCCCGCAACTGGACGGCCATCGCACGGCGACTGGCGGAAAAGTATCACGTTGTTACCGCTGATTTGCGAAATCACGGACGCTCCAACTGGGACGCGGAAATGACCTATCCGGCCATGGCGGCCGATCTGGCCGAACTGATCAGTGAAGTATCCGATAAACCGGTGCATCTGGTCGGGCATTCGATGGGCGGCAAGGCATCGATGGTGCTTTCCCTTTCGGCCGATGCCGGTTTGGTTGCCGATCTGGTCGTGGTCGATATTGCCCCGGTTTCCTATGACCATGATTATAGCGGCTATATCAGCGCCATGCGCGATGTCGACTTTTTCACCATTTCGCGCCGCTCCGAGGTCGAAGACGCCTTGTCTTCTGGCGTATCGGAAAAGGGCGTGCGTCAATTCCTTGCCCAGAATGTCGCGACAGACAAGGAAACGGGTGCGATGTCATGGCAGGTCAACATTGATGCCATGGCCAATCATCTTGACGATATCATCGGTTGGCCAACGGACGGGCTTGCCGATCAGTATGATGGCGATGTCCTGTTTATTTCGGGTGCCAACTCGCACTATGTCGATCCCAAGGACCGCGATCACATCAAGTCGCTTTTCCCCAAGGCGACCTTTACCAGCATCAAGGGCGCTGGCCACTGGGTGCATGCCGAGAAACCCGATGCCGTGCTTTTGACCCTTTCTGCCTTCCTGAAACGCTAG
- a CDS encoding NAD-dependent succinate-semialdehyde dehydrogenase, producing MSAATRNNSPSASSAPDPQANETLIREGRARARALIRDWNLKHAYINGEWRAADSRETLDVIDPAKGDVIGTVPFMRTSEARQAIDAAHAAFPAWSRMLARERADILRRWRDLLETHQEDLAALITLEQGKPLDQALREVVGAIAYAEWYGEEAKRAYGQTMPATQRDRRVVVQKHPVGVVAAITPWNFPLTMVVRKCAPALAAGCTVIVKPAEDTPLSALAAAKLAEQAGFPPGVFNVVTGLPHPIGEALTGDQRVRMLSFTGSTSVGKRLMEQCAPTMKKLSLELGGNAPFIVMDDADLAAAVAGAMISKFRNSGQTCVCANRIFVQDGVYDAFVEKFVTASKAQTIGNGFVPGTELGPLINRQAVAKVERLVADAQKRGANLIYCAPLPEEGFFTRPLVMTDVPDDADCFDEELFAPVAPIYRFGTEDDVITLANRVRTGLSSYIYSRDIGRIQRLADRLEVGVVGINDGTTSHEGAPFGGVKESGQGREGGHWGLEEYLEPKYLNYALKSGN from the coding sequence ATGTCCGCTGCCACCCGGAATAATTCACCCTCCGCATCATCCGCCCCGGATCCACAGGCCAATGAGACCCTCATTCGCGAGGGACGCGCGCGTGCACGGGCCCTTATCCGCGACTGGAACCTTAAACATGCCTATATTAACGGGGAATGGCGGGCCGCCGACAGTCGTGAAACGCTGGACGTGATCGACCCGGCCAAGGGTGACGTGATTGGCACAGTGCCATTTATGCGCACATCCGAGGCCCGACAGGCAATTGACGCCGCCCACGCGGCCTTTCCGGCATGGTCGCGCATGCTGGCACGTGAACGGGCGGATATCTTGCGCCGCTGGCGTGACTTGCTTGAAACCCATCAGGAAGACTTGGCAGCCCTGATCACCCTTGAACAGGGAAAGCCGCTTGATCAGGCGCTGCGCGAAGTGGTCGGTGCGATTGCCTATGCCGAATGGTATGGCGAAGAAGCCAAGCGCGCCTATGGCCAAACCATGCCCGCAACCCAGCGCGATCGTCGCGTTGTTGTGCAAAAACATCCCGTAGGTGTGGTCGCGGCGATTACGCCCTGGAATTTCCCGCTGACCATGGTGGTGCGCAAATGTGCGCCGGCATTGGCGGCGGGCTGTACCGTGATTGTCAAACCGGCCGAGGATACCCCGCTTTCGGCATTGGCAGCCGCCAAGCTGGCCGAACAGGCCGGGTTCCCGCCTGGTGTGTTTAACGTCGTGACCGGTTTGCCCCATCCGATAGGCGAGGCCCTTACAGGCGATCAGCGCGTTCGGATGCTGTCGTTCACTGGCTCAACCTCGGTGGGCAAACGGTTGATGGAACAATGCGCGCCGACGATGAAAAAACTGTCGCTGGAACTCGGAGGCAATGCGCCTTTTATTGTCATGGATGATGCTGATCTTGCTGCGGCCGTTGCTGGCGCGATGATTTCAAAGTTCCGCAACAGTGGCCAGACCTGCGTTTGTGCCAACCGCATTTTCGTCCAGGACGGTGTCTATGATGCCTTTGTCGAAAAGTTCGTTACCGCCAGCAAGGCACAGACCATTGGCAATGGATTTGTGCCCGGCACGGAATTGGGGCCACTGATCAACCGCCAGGCGGTGGCGAAGGTCGAACGCCTTGTCGCTGATGCCCAAAAACGCGGTGCGAACCTGATTTATTGCGCGCCCTTGCCCGAGGAAGGCTTTTTCACCCGGCCACTTGTGATGACCGATGTGCCCGATGATGCGGATTGCTTTGACGAGGAACTGTTTGCCCCGGTGGCGCCGATCTATCGGTTTGGCACCGAAGATGACGTGATCACACTTGCCAATCGGGTGCGCACCGGACTGTCTTCTTATATCTACAGTCGCGATATCGGGCGTATCCAACGGCTTGCCGATCGTCTGGAAGTCGGTGTGGTCGGCATCAATGATGGCACCACCAGCCACGAAGGTGCGCCGTTTGGCGGGGTCAAGGAAAGTGGTCAGGGCCGCGAAGGCGGTCATTGGGGGCTTGAGGAATATCTCGAACCCAAATACCTCAATTACGCCCTTAAGTCGGGCAACTGA
- a CDS encoding cytochrome c — MKKLLFAGLLGTILTAGAAFPMMAQADEASDNAAVENRKMLMDGIGGAMGTLGCYMKGECTLPDPVLANLAKGIAFSAGAAAAAFEPQTPDASVKTTASADIWTNWDDFSGRFPEMKQAALALADAVGDKGAMGAAMGNLGKSCKGCHDEFRTK, encoded by the coding sequence ATGAAGAAGCTCCTTTTTGCCGGTCTCCTCGGCACGATCTTAACTGCAGGTGCCGCATTCCCGATGATGGCACAGGCCGATGAAGCATCCGACAACGCCGCGGTTGAAAACCGCAAGATGCTGATGGATGGCATCGGCGGCGCGATGGGCACACTTGGCTGCTATATGAAGGGTGAATGCACCCTGCCCGATCCGGTTCTGGCCAACCTGGCCAAGGGCATTGCGTTTTCAGCGGGGGCTGCCGCGGCGGCGTTTGAGCCGCAAACCCCGGATGCATCCGTCAAGACAACGGCAAGTGCCGATATCTGGACCAACTGGGATGATTTCTCTGGCCGCTTCCCGGAAATGAAGCAGGCTGCGCTTGCGCTGGCCGATGCGGTTGGTGACAAGGGTGCGATGGGCGCTGCGATGGGCAATCTGGGCAAGTCCTGCAAAGGTTGCCACGACGAGTTCCGAACCAAGTAA
- a CDS encoding cytochrome b/b6 domain-containing protein → MSTPSADEKKVKLWDFPVRLFHWALVVAIVTAWWSNRQVMIDIHALAGYSVLALVIFRIIWGFVGSSNARFADFLTGPRHVIGYLGKLPKGSTSELTYTGHNPAGGWMVLVMILLVGVQAVSGLFASEDTFLFFDGPLVAYVSSDFASTMNWIHHTNINLIYGAVGLHVFAALFYLVVKRENLIRAIVIGTRRVPAELAGRFANIRFASPVLGIVILIVCALVVWGGVTLARG, encoded by the coding sequence ATGAGCACCCCGTCCGCAGACGAAAAGAAAGTCAAACTTTGGGATTTCCCGGTTCGCCTGTTTCATTGGGCTCTTGTCGTTGCCATTGTGACGGCCTGGTGGAGCAATCGACAGGTGATGATTGATATCCATGCCCTCGCCGGTTACAGCGTGCTTGCTCTTGTGATCTTTCGTATCATCTGGGGCTTTGTCGGCAGCTCAAACGCCCGCTTTGCCGACTTCCTGACCGGTCCACGCCATGTGATCGGTTATCTCGGAAAATTACCCAAGGGTTCGACCTCTGAGCTGACATATACCGGGCACAACCCGGCCGGTGGTTGGATGGTTTTGGTCATGATTTTGCTGGTCGGGGTGCAAGCGGTATCTGGCCTGTTTGCCAGCGAGGATACCTTCCTGTTCTTTGACGGGCCGCTTGTGGCTTATGTCAGTTCCGATTTTGCCAGCACCATGAACTGGATCCATCACACCAACATCAACCTGATCTATGGGGCCGTCGGCCTGCATGTCTTTGCCGCGTTGTTTTATCTGGTTGTCAAACGCGAAAACCTGATCCGGGCGATTGTGATTGGCACCCGCCGCGTGCCGGCCGAACTGGCAGGGCGCTTTGCAAACATCCGTTTTGCCTCACCGGTGCTGGGGATTGTGATCCTGATTGTCTGTGCACTTGTGGTCTGGGGCGGTGTCACGCTGGCGCGCGGTTAG
- a CDS encoding imelysin family protein — MKIAKILGTAALVTTLGAQAYAAPAAKDVLTTYADIAHAGYEDSLITAKELRAAIDELVANPSASTFDAAKSAWLASRAPYQQTEVYRFGNAIVDDWEGKVNAWPLDEGLIDYVETGLYGEESEENPAYTANVIANPTLTISGETIDASTIDAALLESLHEIDDVEANVATGYHAIEFLLWGQDLNGTDAGAGERKWTDYAAGDACTNGNCDRRGEYLQAAVDLMVSDLEWMTAQWAEGGEARETVLEGDGVPGLTAIVTGMGSLSYGELGGERTKLGLLLHDPEEEHDCFSDNTHNSHFYDALGIQNVYLGRYTRVDGSVVEGPSLSDLVAANDAALDTELRAKLAASVVAGKVMVTRAQGGEAFDQLIAMGNEDGNAVVQSFVDALVDQTKSIEQIIAAVGIDGIEFEGSDSLDNPAAVN; from the coding sequence ATGAAGATCGCAAAGATTCTGGGTACGGCCGCACTGGTCACTACCCTTGGCGCGCAGGCATATGCCGCACCGGCCGCCAAAGACGTGCTGACCACTTATGCCGATATCGCGCATGCCGGTTACGAAGATTCACTGATCACCGCCAAGGAACTGCGGGCGGCGATTGATGAGCTGGTTGCAAATCCGTCGGCCTCGACCTTTGATGCCGCGAAATCAGCATGGCTGGCGTCGCGCGCCCCCTATCAGCAGACCGAAGTTTACCGTTTCGGCAACGCGATTGTTGATGACTGGGAAGGCAAGGTAAATGCCTGGCCACTTGACGAAGGTCTGATCGACTATGTCGAAACCGGCCTTTATGGCGAAGAAAGCGAAGAAAACCCGGCTTACACCGCCAATGTGATTGCCAACCCGACCCTGACCATTTCGGGCGAAACCATTGATGCCTCGACCATTGATGCGGCTCTGCTTGAAAGCCTGCATGAAATCGACGACGTCGAAGCCAACGTTGCCACTGGCTACCACGCGATTGAATTCCTTCTTTGGGGTCAGGACCTCAATGGGACCGATGCCGGTGCTGGTGAACGCAAATGGACCGACTACGCAGCCGGTGATGCCTGCACCAATGGCAATTGCGACCGTCGTGGTGAATACCTTCAGGCGGCAGTTGATCTGATGGTTTCTGATCTTGAATGGATGACCGCGCAGTGGGCCGAAGGCGGCGAAGCACGCGAAACCGTTCTTGAAGGTGATGGCGTTCCGGGCCTGACCGCGATTGTGACCGGCATGGGTTCGCTGTCTTATGGCGAACTGGGCGGCGAGCGCACCAAACTTGGCCTGCTGCTGCATGATCCGGAAGAAGAGCATGATTGCTTCTCGGACAACACCCACAACAGCCACTTCTACGACGCACTGGGCATCCAGAACGTTTACCTTGGCCGTTACACCCGTGTTGACGGTTCGGTTGTTGAAGGTCCGTCGCTTTCTGATCTGGTTGCGGCCAATGACGCGGCACTGGACACCGAACTGCGCGCCAAGCTGGCAGCATCGGTTGTTGCCGGTAAAGTCATGGTCACCCGCGCACAGGGCGGCGAAGCCTTTGATCAGCTGATTGCCATGGGCAATGAAGATGGCAATGCCGTCGTTCAGTCCTTTGTTGATGCGCTTGTCGATCAGACCAAATCGATCGAACAGATCATTGCTGCGGTTGGCATTGACGGTATCGAGTTCGAAGGTTCTGACAGCCTCGACAACCCGGCTGCTGTCAACTAA
- a CDS encoding di-heme oxidoredictase family protein: MKRPALTPLFSFPFWLASIGLAIAPIAVNAQTIGDPAMPGGETSWTGAKGRNAFMHQSANMSFEKRLDFKLGEALFQRLWVTAPTRTKAADGLGPLFNSRACSGCHIRNGRGHPVDENDSEAGATSMLLRLSIPPQTAEQLRDHLEGKLATLPDPVYGGQFQDFSIPGIQAEGRVKVTYTTTDVLVAGGETVTLRNPTYEMTDLAYAPLHPDIMVSPRLAPPMIGLGLLEAIPDSALMAASDPQDEDGDGISGRFNQVWDIANSKMAIGRFGWKAGMPSLDQQNQNAFQFDIGLSTPLYPNASGDCTTAQTNCITAPDGNDDEFEGLEVHSVMTDLVLYYARNIAPPIRKNANDADVLAGEKIFDAVDCASCHTPRYDLPERADMPEQSGQVIWPYTDLLLHDMGDGLADHRPEAQASGTEWRTPPLWGIGHAQEIDPRARFLHDGRARTILEAILWHGGEAETARDAVTKLQPSERSQLLAFLKSL, from the coding sequence ATGAAACGTCCCGCACTCACGCCACTGTTTTCATTCCCGTTCTGGCTGGCATCCATTGGCCTTGCTATTGCGCCGATCGCCGTTAATGCACAGACCATCGGTGACCCGGCGATGCCCGGCGGCGAAACAAGCTGGACCGGGGCAAAGGGGCGCAATGCCTTCATGCACCAGTCAGCCAACATGAGCTTTGAAAAGCGGCTTGATTTCAAGCTGGGTGAAGCCCTTTTTCAAAGGTTATGGGTCACCGCCCCGACCCGGACCAAGGCAGCAGATGGTTTGGGTCCGCTGTTTAATTCACGCGCCTGCAGCGGATGCCACATCCGCAATGGCCGCGGCCATCCGGTTGACGAAAATGATAGCGAAGCCGGGGCAACATCGATGTTGCTGCGCCTGTCCATCCCGCCACAAACCGCCGAGCAACTCCGCGACCACCTGGAGGGCAAGCTGGCCACCCTTCCCGATCCGGTTTATGGCGGCCAGTTTCAGGATTTCTCGATCCCCGGCATTCAGGCAGAGGGACGGGTCAAGGTGACCTATACAACAACCGACGTTCTTGTGGCCGGGGGTGAGACGGTTACCTTGCGCAACCCAACCTACGAGATGACCGACCTCGCCTATGCGCCGCTGCATCCCGACATTATGGTGTCCCCGCGCCTTGCCCCGCCGATGATCGGGCTTGGGCTGCTGGAAGCCATTCCTGACAGCGCCCTGATGGCGGCAAGTGATCCGCAGGATGAAGACGGCGACGGCATATCCGGACGATTTAATCAGGTCTGGGACATTGCCAATTCCAAGATGGCGATTGGCCGGTTTGGCTGGAAGGCGGGGATGCCGAGCCTTGATCAGCAAAACCAGAATGCGTTCCAGTTTGATATCGGCCTTTCCACCCCGCTGTATCCAAATGCCAGCGGTGATTGCACGACTGCGCAAACGAATTGCATCACAGCGCCCGATGGCAATGATGATGAGTTCGAGGGGCTGGAAGTCCATTCGGTGATGACCGATCTGGTGCTGTATTACGCGCGCAACATTGCCCCGCCAATCCGAAAGAACGCCAATGATGCGGATGTTTTGGCGGGCGAAAAGATCTTTGACGCAGTCGACTGTGCATCCTGCCACACGCCGAGGTATGACTTGCCCGAACGTGCCGACATGCCAGAACAATCCGGGCAGGTGATCTGGCCTTACACGGACCTGTTGTTACACGACATGGGCGACGGCCTTGCCGATCACCGGCCAGAGGCACAGGCATCGGGCACTGAATGGCGCACACCACCGCTGTGGGGGATTGGCCATGCGCAGGAAATTGATCCGCGTGCCCGCTTCCTTCATGACGGCCGGGCGAGAACCATTCTTGAAGCGATCCTGTGGCATGGCGGCGAGGCCGAAACCGCCCGCGATGCAGTCACAAAGCTGCAACCATCGGAGCGCAGTCAATTGTTGGCATTTCTAAAGTCATTGTGA
- a CDS encoding imelysin family protein: MFCKPSWRTLLLSTTTVLAVGVISPDARADIPDENYQPVLAHLLGTVMPPKLDDFHAATENLTSEFKDFCSDPDKDGLEDTQAAFHAAMAIWQEIQPWRMGPLVANGRDQHIEYWPDKHGTAARQFRKLMFDKPAAYTDPEKLSGASAALQGFPALEEVLFADDHGDQMIEADEDGVFLCQYGTAIATNLGTLSGELQAEWPEFATAMENAGPDSMDYPTAKFAATDLYRALHEGLLIISSQKLARPLGDGAEDASAGRAESPISKRSLRNIEHNLIGLFAIYDGAWGDVGEEGKGLAALIDNSLLDRSFKLNWQTVGDTMAELPPSVAEVLEQPNGYAVLTDLKGQIDFLTMLVENDVGGNTQLGGGFNALDGD, translated from the coding sequence ATGTTCTGCAAACCGAGCTGGCGCACCTTGTTGCTTTCGACCACCACCGTTCTTGCTGTTGGTGTCATCAGCCCCGATGCCCGTGCCGATATTCCCGATGAAAACTACCAACCGGTTCTGGCGCACTTGCTGGGCACCGTGATGCCACCGAAGCTTGATGACTTCCACGCGGCAACGGAAAATCTGACCAGCGAGTTCAAGGATTTCTGTTCAGATCCCGATAAAGACGGACTTGAAGACACCCAAGCGGCCTTTCACGCGGCGATGGCTATCTGGCAGGAAATCCAGCCCTGGCGCATGGGGCCGCTGGTTGCCAATGGGCGTGATCAGCATATCGAATACTGGCCAGACAAACACGGCACGGCCGCCCGGCAGTTCCGCAAGCTGATGTTTGATAAACCGGCCGCCTATACCGATCCCGAAAAGCTTTCCGGTGCAAGTGCAGCACTTCAAGGCTTCCCAGCACTTGAGGAAGTCCTGTTTGCCGATGATCACGGCGATCAGATGATTGAGGCCGATGAAGATGGCGTGTTCCTGTGTCAGTACGGCACGGCAATTGCCACCAACCTTGGTACGCTTTCGGGAGAATTGCAGGCCGAATGGCCGGAATTTGCCACAGCGATGGAAAATGCGGGACCGGACAGCATGGATTATCCCACTGCCAAGTTTGCCGCGACCGATCTGTATCGTGCCCTGCATGAAGGGCTTTTGATCATCTCAAGCCAGAAGCTTGCCCGTCCGCTTGGCGATGGGGCCGAGGACGCCAGTGCAGGCCGTGCGGAAAGCCCGATTTCAAAACGTTCCCTTCGTAATATCGAACATAACCTGATTGGTCTGTTTGCTATCTATGACGGTGCCTGGGGTGATGTCGGTGAAGAAGGCAAAGGCCTGGCCGCGTTGATTGATAACAGCCTCCTGGATCGGTCATTCAAGCTTAACTGGCAGACTGTTGGCGACACAATGGCAGAGCTCCCGCCCTCTGTTGCCGAGGTGCTGGAACAGCCGAATGGCTATGCCGTGCTAACAGACCTTAAGGGGCAGATTGATTTCCTGACTATGCTGGTTGAAAACGATGTCGGCGGCAATACCCAGCTTGGTGGTGGCTTTAACGCGCTCGACGGTGACTAG